Proteins encoded together in one Lathyrus oleraceus cultivar Zhongwan6 chromosome 5, CAAS_Psat_ZW6_1.0, whole genome shotgun sequence window:
- the LOC127086053 gene encoding 21 kDa protein: MAKFTLLFLLLTLVSIATSTPTSFIKSSCSTTQYPTLCVQSLSVYASTIQQDPHQLVQTALSLSLDKTQSTKGFVTMCKSFKNLKPTEYAALNVCAEEISDSVDRLSRSLKELKLCKINGQDFNWHISNVETWVSSALTDESTCGDGFGGKALDGKIKASIRSRMVNVAQVTSNALSLINQYAANH, translated from the coding sequence ATGGCAAAGTTTACACTTCTATTCCTTCTTCTAACTCTTGTCTCTATAGCAACATCAACACCAACAAGTTTCATTAAATCCTCATGTAGCACAACACAATATCCTACACTTTGTGTTCAATCTCTCTCTGTCTATGCATCCACAATCCAACAAGATCCACACCAATTAGTCCAAACAGCTTTATCCCTTAGCCTCGACAAAACTCAATCCACAAAAGGCTTTGTTACAATGTGCAAAAGCTTCAAAAATCTTAAACCAACAGAATATGCTGCTCTTAATGTTTGTGCTGAAGAAATCAGTGATAGTGTTGATAGGCTTAGCCGTTCATTGAAAGAGCTTAAACTCTGCAAGATCAACGGTCAAGATTTCAATTGGCATATAAGCAATGTGGAGACATGGGTTAGCTCAGCTTTGACAGATGAAAGCACTTGTGGAGATGGATTTGGTGGAAAAGCACTTGATGGAAAAATCAAAGCTTCTATTAGATCTAGAATGGTTAATGTTGCTCAAGTTACTAGTAATGCTCTTTCACTTATTAATCAATATGCTGCTAATCACTAG